In Cryptosporangium minutisporangium, the sequence GACGCCGAAGGGCACAGCGACCGTCACCCCTCACCGCGAGGGCGCCAATAGGCGCCATTCTCCGATGGCTCTGTGAGCCACCGGAAGTAATCACTCTCGGGCTTCGAGATCAACGGTCGGCCTGAATTGTCATCTGGGCGCTGAAACGCGCGGTTCACGCACGATGTGAGCCCGACCACTGTCACCCAGCTGACGACTACCGGCCAGTAACATGGCATATGTTACCGGCCAGTACTACCGATCGGTACAGGGCTCGTCAGGGCGGCGGGCCAGTCGGCACGGGAGGACAAGCCGCGATGAGCCACTACAAGGCCAATCAGCGCGACCTGGAGTTCAACCTCTTCGAGGTGTTCGGAGCCCGCGAACGCCTGGGCAACGGCCCGTTCGAGGCGATCGACGAGGACACCGCGCGCGCGTTCCTGGCGCAGATGGTGGAGGTCGCCGAGGGGCCGCTCGCCGAGTCCTTCGCGGACGCCGACCGCAACCCGCCGGTGTTCGATCCGGCCACGAGCTCGGTGAAGCTGCCCGAGTCGTTCAAGAAGTCGTACCGGGCGTTCGTCGACTCCGGTGCCTGGGAGCTCGACACCCTCGTCGAGCTCGGCGGCACCCGCGCGCCGCGGCAGCTGGTCTGGGCGATCGCCGAGCTGATCCTGGGCTCGAACCCGGCTGTCCACATGTACTCGAGCGGCTTCTCGTTCGCCGGAATCTTCTACCGGCTCGGCACCGAGCAGCAGAAGAAGTGGGCGCAGCTCTTCATCGACAAGCAGTGGGGCTCCACGATGGTGCTCACCGAGCCGGACGCCGGCTCGGACGTGGGCGCCGGACGCACCCGGGCGATCCCGCAGGCCGACGGCACCTGGCACCTCGAGGGCGTCAAGCGGTTCATCACCTCGGGTGAGCACGACCTGAGCGACAACATCATCCACTACGTCCTGGCGCGGCCGGTCGGCGTCGAGGGCGTCGGCGGACCTGGCACCAAGGGCCTGAGCCTCTTCATGGTGCCCAAGTTCCACTTCGACGAGGAGGGCAACCTCGGCGAGCGCAACGGGGTCTACGTCACCAACGTCGAGAAGAAGATGGGCCTCAAGGTCTCCGCGACCTGCGAGGTGACGTTCGGCGACAAGCACCCCGCGGTGGGCTACCTGGTCGGTGACGTGCACGACGGCATCCGCCAGATGTTCATGATCATCGAGGGTGCCCGCATGATGGTCGGCACCAAGGCGATCGCGACGCTTTCCACCGGTTACCTGAACGCGCTGGAGTACGCGAAGGAGCGGATCCAGGGCGCCGACCTCACCAAGCAGGCCGACAAGACCGCGCCGCGGGTGACGATCATCCACCACCCCGATGTCCGGCGGAGCCTGCTGCGGCAGAAGTCTTACGCCGAGGGTCTGCGTGCGCTGGTGCACTACACCGCGTCGGTCCAGGACCAGGTCATCGAGGGTCAGGCCGCCGGCGACCTCGAGGCCGCGGAGACGGCCGAGCGCCTGAACGACCTGCTGCTGCCGCTGGTGAAGGGCGGTGGCTCGGAGCGCTCGTACGAGCTGCTCGGCGCCGAGTCCTTGCAGACGTTCGGCGGTTCGGGCTTCCTCCAGGACTACCCGATCGAGCAGTACATCCGGGACTCCAAGATCGACACCCTCTACGAGGGCACCACCGCCATCCAGGGCCAGGACTTCTTCTTCCGGAAGATCGTCAAGGACTCGGGTAAGGCGCTGGCCGCGCTGGCGGGCGAGATCGCGGCGTTCATCGAGTCGGAGAGCGGCAACGGTCGGCTGAAGAACGAGCGGGCACTGCTCAAGACCGCGCTCGACGACGTCCAGGCGATGGTCGGCTGGAGCGTCACGCAGTTGATGGGCATGCAGGAGGACCCGGCCAACATCTACAAGGTCGGTCTGAACACGACGCGGCTGCTGCTGTCCACCACTGACCTGGTGGTCGGGTGGCTGCTGCTCCGTCAGGCGGACATCGCCATTCAGTCGCTCGACAACGGTGTCTCCCGCCCGGGTGACGAGGACTTCTACACCGGCAAGATCGCGTCGGCGCGGTTCTTCGCGGCGACCGTGCTGCCGGAGCTGTCCGCCCGGCGTGCGGTGCTCGAAGCCACCACGCTGGACGCGATGGAGCTGCCCGAGAGCGCGTTCTGAGCGGGTGCCCGCAGCGCTGAGCCGCGGGCGTAATTCGTCGAAGTTCGTCGAGGTCCGTCGAGCGTGCTGGCTCGACGTGCCGGGCGTGCTGCCACGGGACGGAGGGGCGTGCCGGCCCGCGGCTCGACGTCAGATGGCCTTCACGGGTACCCGTGAAGGCCATCTGACGTTTCCCGGTCCGAGCCGGAGCCGACAGCCGCGGGGGCTACCCGCGGGGCTCGGTGGGAGG encodes:
- a CDS encoding acyl-CoA dehydrogenase codes for the protein MSHYKANQRDLEFNLFEVFGARERLGNGPFEAIDEDTARAFLAQMVEVAEGPLAESFADADRNPPVFDPATSSVKLPESFKKSYRAFVDSGAWELDTLVELGGTRAPRQLVWAIAELILGSNPAVHMYSSGFSFAGIFYRLGTEQQKKWAQLFIDKQWGSTMVLTEPDAGSDVGAGRTRAIPQADGTWHLEGVKRFITSGEHDLSDNIIHYVLARPVGVEGVGGPGTKGLSLFMVPKFHFDEEGNLGERNGVYVTNVEKKMGLKVSATCEVTFGDKHPAVGYLVGDVHDGIRQMFMIIEGARMMVGTKAIATLSTGYLNALEYAKERIQGADLTKQADKTAPRVTIIHHPDVRRSLLRQKSYAEGLRALVHYTASVQDQVIEGQAAGDLEAAETAERLNDLLLPLVKGGGSERSYELLGAESLQTFGGSGFLQDYPIEQYIRDSKIDTLYEGTTAIQGQDFFFRKIVKDSGKALAALAGEIAAFIESESGNGRLKNERALLKTALDDVQAMVGWSVTQLMGMQEDPANIYKVGLNTTRLLLSTTDLVVGWLLLRQADIAIQSLDNGVSRPGDEDFYTGKIASARFFAATVLPELSARRAVLEATTLDAMELPESAF